The DNA sequence GTGAATGGACGCCATGACAAACTCGGCATTAACCTATGATGATATTAGAAAGCAAAGCAACCCAACGGCTTGATTACTTCAGGGCTGCAGTATTCAGGCCCTAGAACTTTTCCACAGTTTGTCACATTATAGccacaaacataaatatattttattggaattcaaCATAAAAGACCAATAAAAAGTGGTAAACAATTGAGAATTGTAACAAAATTCAtccatgattccaaacatttttttacaaataaataactgaaaagtgtggtgtgtgtaattattcagccccctcaGTCAATACTTTTTAGaaacaccttttgctgcaattacagctcccagtcttttagggtatttttctaccagctttgcacatttaCAGACTGACATTCTTGCTCATTCTTCTTTgccaaacagctccagctcagtcagattagatggacagcgtttgtgaacagcagttttcagatcttgccacagattctggattggatttacaTCTGGAcattgactgggccattctaacacatggaaatgttttgtttttctattgttgccctggctttactGTATGTTTAGCAATCATCAGgaaatgtctatgggcaactgactacactgagaccaaagggggctgaataattacaaacaccagagttttcagttatttatttgtaataaatatttggcataatgtatgatttttgttccacttctctaatgtacaccactttgtgtagGTGTTTCATTTAGAGTTGAAATAAAATAGATTCATATTTGTGTCTGTAATGTaacaaaatgtgtaaatgtatgtaatacatacatgtaaaactgaaaatacgTTTGTACTCACTTTCACATCTCCCCCAAGGACGAAGAGAGGCTGGCAGATTTCTGGGTATTGCTTAATCAGCAGGTGGAGGCCATACAGCTGCAAACCCTCCTTGAGTTGTTCCAACATTGGCTGCAATCTAAGCACAGCATGGAGTGTAATGGCTCTGTGGGTACCAAAAAGAGattaaacaacatcttcagatGCTATTTTTCTCACATTCATATAGAAAAACGAAAACATGTCACAGCATACCGGACAATCGGTTCCTTGTTTTGAACCGAGATGGCTCCAGTGAATCCACAGTTTAAAATCTCATCAGTAAGGCCCTGAAGTGACTGCTCAGTTGAAGATTCCACCTAAAAGTAATTTAACAGATGAAATTATATAGCTGCAATGTGTACTAAGGCAATATTTTTACTAGTTATACAGCACCTGGTCAATCAGTAACCGCAACTGTGAATCTGCCACTGTATTTTTATCCAGCTGTGTTGGGTTGATCTGCCCGTTGCAGAGGTAACTGTAAGCCCACTGGCTGAAAAATGTAGGGGCAGGACCTCCTTGTGCCAAACTGACGGCCAGAATCTCACCAACAGTCCTATTTATACAAACAGCATGAGTGTATTGCTTATAGTATAAAACATGACAGTTTTccctttctttaaaataaacatgccTGAAGAGTCCACTGTCAAAGTCAGTAAGGGAATAGCGTGGACTTTTTTGGTGTGGTGGTCCTTCAAAGAAACGAGTCTCGATTCCGGCGACCATTTCTATTGAGAGAAGAAAGTTATGAATTATCCGATGTAAAACATTCATTTAGAGCTGGGTGAAATAAGATTTCTTTCATAtcacagtatttttttcatttgaggcAATACtgatatatatatcataatgtGTCTCACTGATTTTGAAGGCTTAACATGACAGATGTACTGAAGCAACATCATACATCTGTTCCAGATATGTAAAAATTCCATTCAAAATGAAAATACTGATTCAAAAAAGATGCCCTGCGATGGACTGGCGACCCATCCAGGttgtaccccacctctcgccCTGTGACTGCTGGAGATAGGCACCAGCACTCCCCGCGACCCCACAAGGGATAAGCGgccaagaaaatggatggatggatggatgattcaaaaaataaatcatagtATACAGAAAGGTGTACTTGAGACAATAATATTGACACCTTTTATCAACACCAAACCAGTAAGCTCATAACACAACATAGTCACATCACAGCCATgctatggttaaaaaaaaagactattttCCTTGTGTTACCGGTGTTTTGGTTTTCGACCTtggttttctcatttttggTTTTGGCCAAGAACTTTCATATCAGTCCATCCCAAATTATAAACATGATTGATGTATAGTTTAGTAAAGGAGAAATATAGTCATATTTACAACACAACTGGAGCAGAGTTCACTTAGAAGATAAAATGTATATTACAGAAGTATAAAATTTAGGGATTAGTCATTTCTTCAACATAAATAATACGAATGGAAAAGTAATTGATCTCTTTAAGTTCACCTGTGAGAAATTCTTTTCGAAGGGCACCAGTGTCGATTCCTGCTTCCCCAAAGAAGGACACCTTCAACATGGCAGtgggtgaattttttttttgacgTTGCCACTGCAGAAGGCCTCTCTCCAGAATGTTTGTTCTTGAAATAAGGATGCTGAACTGCTTCTCCACATCAACTCTTTGACAAATCGCATCCAACACATCGTCGACactaaaaaaatcaataaatgaaagaataaaCACTCTTTATTCAGTTCAGAGTATTAAtagtcatctgtgtgtgtgatgttttttACCTTTTCATATGGTCCTCTTCTACTATGTTCTCCTCAATTTCATCCACGTCTATTACATTTTTGCttctaataaaaataaagaaaaagttgtTGTTTAAATGGGAAATTCTCAAGATGTTATATCCTATATGATATTTTAAAAGCCATGCTTTTTGAACTACCTTTCTCCGCATGTGCTTGCATGGATTTCAAGGAAATAAGGTGCAAATTTCAAGTTACAGATAGGACACTGAAGTTTCTAAAACAGAAATGAGAGTTAAAATATTGAATAGAGTTCCATTGTAGTTATGTTAATGGTCTATACTCATTTCTATTAAGATATTACTTCTTCATCCAATTCCTCTGTGTCGGTGTGCTCTTCAGAAGGCTGCACGGACACTATTTGGACCTCGGTTTGACATGCCTATCATAATTAATAGACATATAACATTGCTGATTAAGATAAAAAACAAGTGGGTCAAtttttttattgacatttcAATGCAATgcaatttcattaaaataaatgcatatatTGTTCTAAGATGTATGTACCTCTGTGTCTTCAGCTGAAGACCCAGACTCTGTGCACTCCTGCACATGAAGAGCCAAAATATGCAATGGCAGACTTACTTTGCATGTTTGACATTGTGCTTTGggcatatttttaaattcaaCTGCATCAGGAGGTAACGGAGTAAGGTCAAATTCTTGCTGTAAAGGTACTATATACAGCAAGTTTTTCCCATTTCCTGTCATACTGCGTATTAGGGTCCCTGTGTAACCTTCAGAATCAGGAGGGACCAGTGTCAGTTTCCTTTTACCCTGACCACCTGAAAAAAGTAGAGCCCAGATCTAGTTCACATAggtgcaaattatgtgactatCATGTAATAAACATTTGTTACCCCTACCTGTAGCCTTGTAGAGCAACCATCCTCCAGTCAGACCCTGCATTTTAGGATATTCACTTTGAAGAAGTCCAAATAACTGCAGAACAAGATCAATATTGTGATGCCTGCAGACTTGATGATCTTTACAGAGACATATAAGTCTGAAAATCTATATATTTATTCCTTTAACCTCTTAATGGTTCATGTCCCTGGACATTGTGAGATGTCTTTTACCCAGTCCTGCCTGTGCAAGCTGAATTCCTCAGAGGAGGTAGGTGTTGTTACTGCATTACAGTTCAGCAAGTATACATAGAAACTGAAAGGCTTCCATGCTTTAAAAGGTGGTGTCACAGGGATCCTTGGATTATGCATCTTTCGTTTTccaagaaaacttttttttccaaagaaacCAGGGAAAGATCTGAACGGAATtagaaaaatacatgaaaatgacaGCACAGTTATAACACAccaaaaaggttaaaaactttttaaataattttttttcatatttaatttaaaaccttGCCATCTCTTGATCTACAGAGGGAGGTCCCTGTTCCTGCCTTGCTCCCTGTGCTGCCTGGTGCTGTCCCTGAGAAAGATTCTGAGTGAGCACAGTAATAAGATTCTGTGCAGCGGCTTCCACTGTAGAATTGTAGTTCACATTctaaaaaacacatatataaaaaaaataataggtagaacataacagaaattatgaaatatgttaaacatagggatgcaccgataccggTATCGGCCTCGATACCAGATTTTCTAAAGTACTCGTTAAAACTCCCCCGATACCATGGTTTGAGAAAGAAGACTGCATCCTAAGCCCGATTAGTTATGgagtcttttaaaatgttttccataTTTTTGGGGAAGGATCAAATTGTTAATATTACTTTACCTTTCGAAGTAAGTTTCAGCTGAAAATGATAGCGAGGCGTTTCTGTTGAGCTAGCATTTCAGCAAAAAacgttataaaataaaaaaacagaaaaaaaaaattaacagtaacaATAGCCACTTCTTAAATTCGTAGTATTCACAGACTGCAGTGTAATTGTTCCAAACTTGAACACTCACCTGATTGTTCGCGCCAGCAGTGTTGTTGGAAGACGACGCCATCGTTCACTGAGGGACAAGTTAACAGCAGCCCCCACCCGATACAATGCGCGCTACTTTGAGAGCATGGGAAATGACCACTTCTCACGTAGTGGCTGGGAAAACGTCTCATAATTGATCAGTTACGGCGTAATTTGTACACATTACTGCTTGAAAGAGctttagtaactgagttttagCAGTTATGCATGACATGTTTTCTAAACATT is a window from the Pelmatolapia mariae isolate MD_Pm_ZW linkage group LG5, Pm_UMD_F_2, whole genome shotgun sequence genome containing:
- the LOC134627253 gene encoding uncharacterized protein LOC134627253 isoform X1, coding for MQGLTGGWLLYKATGGQGKRKLTLVPPDSEGYTGTLIRSMTGNGKNLLYIVPLQQEFDLTPLPPDAVEFKNMPKAQCQTCKVSLPLHILALHVQECTESGSSAEDTEACQTEVQIVSVQPSEEHTDTEELDEEKLQCPICNLKFAPYFLEIHASTCGERSKNVIDVDEIEENIVEEDHMKSVDDVLDAICQRVDVEKQFSILISRTNILERGLLQWQRQKKNSPTAMLKVSFFGEAGIDTGALRKEFLTEMVAGIETRFFEGPPHQKSPRYSLTDFDSGLFRTVGEILAVSLAQGGPAPTFFSQWAYSYLCNGQINPTQLDKNTVADSQLRLLIDQVESSTEQSLQGLTDEILNCGFTGAISVQNKEPIVRAITLHAVLRLQPMLEQLKEGLQLYGLHLLIKQYPEICQPLFVLGGDVKVNAEFVMASIHPQLSEKGTSKHQVELDLVNFIQDLLYESEEGQEHVADEDGPRSITPARFLQWITGQGHVPLLPSEKKDFAVVVKFNHNCEADFGNHSICYPVVSSCAKTIVLPVKHMKSYSQFRMVLLEAFHLGQEFNNV
- the LOC134627253 gene encoding uncharacterized protein LOC134627253 isoform X2; amino-acid sequence: MQGLTGGWLLYKATGGQGKRKLTLVPPDSEGYTGTLIRSMTGNGKNLLYIVPLQQEFDLTPLPPDAVEFKNMPKAQCQTCKVSLPLHILALHVQECTESGSSAEDTEACQTEVQIVSVQPSEEHTDTEELDEEKLQCPICNLKFAPYFLEIHASTCGERSKNVIDVDEIEENIVEEDHMKSVDDVLDAICQRVDVEKQFSILISRTNILERGLLQWQRQKKNSPTAMLKVSFFGEAGIDTGALRKEFLTEMVAGIETRFFEGPPHQKSPRYSLTDFDSGLFRTVGEILAVSLAQGGPAPTFFSQWAYSYLCNGQINPTQLDKNTVADSQLRLLIDQVESSTEQSLQGLTDEILNCGFTGAISVQNKEPIVRLQPMLEQLKEGLQLYGLHLLIKQYPEICQPLFVLGGDVKVNAEFVMASIHPQLSEKGTSKHQVELDLVNFIQDLLYESEEGQEHVADEDGPRSITPARFLQWITGQGHVPLLPSEKKDFAVVVKFNHNCEADFGNHSICYPVVSSCAKTIVLPVKHMKSYSQFRMVLLEAFHLGQEFNNV